The Megalops cyprinoides isolate fMegCyp1 chromosome 9, fMegCyp1.pri, whole genome shotgun sequence genome has a window encoding:
- the LOC118783771 gene encoding olfactory receptor 52B2-like — translation MENVSFNVTFELTLDPFFIPPGGKYPIFFLGVVIYLFCVFCNLTLLVLIIMQKNLHKPMYFILFSLPLNDLVGITAMLPKVLSDIITETNKVLYPLCVLQGFLLHMYGGGVLFILAAMAFDRYVAICKPLRYSAIMTPRLVVVIISLVWGLDSVLIISLFSLQTRLPRCRNSILNVFCDNPSLLKLTCGDTTVNNVFGLFNTAIMQIISVSIQVYSYVKILFACLVTRKSDTKNKAINTCLAQLAIFIIFEIVGTFTILSHRFKNVSADLQKIMGMLIFLVPPLLNPIVYGLNTNEVRNTFFKVFKTKVFAK, via the coding sequence ATGGAGAACGTTTCCTTCAACGTCACCTTTGAGTTAACCTTAGATCCGTTCTTTATACCTCCAGGAGGAAAGTATCCCATTTTCTTTCTGGGTGTTGTgatctatttattttgtgttttctgcaaCCTGACGCTGTTGGTTCTGATCATAATGCAGAAGAACCTCCACAAACCCATGTATTTCATCCTTTTCAGTCTTCCTCTGAATGACCTTGTCGGCATCACGGCCATGCTCCCAAAAGTGCTGTCAGACATCATTACAGAAACCAACAAAGTCCTTTACCCACTGTGCGTGCTTCAGGGCTTTCTGCTTCACATGTATGGAGGCGGGGTTCTGTTTATACTGGCAGCTATGGCTTTTGACCGGTATGTTGCAATCTGCAAACCTTTAAGGTACAGTGCTATCATGACACCCCGTCTCGTGGTGGTGATAATTTCCCTTGTATGGGGCCTTGACTCTGTTCTGATAATCTCATTATTTTCTCTCCAGACGAGGCTACCCAGGTGCAGGAACTCtatattgaatgtattttgcGACAACCCTTCTCTTCTAAAACTTACCTGCGGTGATACAACTGTGAATAACGTTTTCGGGCTGTTCAATACTGCCATTATGCAAAttataagtgtatccattcaggtgTATTCCTATGTTAAGATTCTCTTCGCGTGCTTGGTCACTAGGAAGTCGGACACAAAGAATAAAGCCATCAACACCTGTTTAGCACAGCTAGccatatttataatatttgaAATTGTGGGAACCTTCACGATTCTCTCACACAGGTTCAAGAATGTCTCGGCTGATCTGCAAAAAATTATGGGGATGCTGATTTTTTTGGTCCCCCCACTTTTGAACCCAATTGTGTATGGACTCAACACGAATGAAGTCCGAAATACTTTCTTTAAAGTTTTCAAGACAAAGGTTTTTGCTAAGTAA